One window from the genome of Nicotiana tomentosiformis chromosome 5, ASM39032v3, whole genome shotgun sequence encodes:
- the LOC138892260 gene encoding secreted RxLR effector protein 161-like translates to MDSGASNHISGNKSLLSNIVYSQSLPTVTLANGFQTKAKGVGQANRLSSVTLDSILYDPSYPFSLTYVSPLTRSLHCDILEETGMTRCRPVDPPMDPNTKLLPGQGEPLSDLARYRRLVGKLNYLTVTRPGISFPVSVVSQLMDYPCDSHWDAVVRILRYIKLALGKRLLFEDRGHEQIVGYSNADWAGSPSNRHSMSGYCVLVKGNLVSWKSNKQNVVARSSVEAEYRAMVMATYELVWIKQLLKELKFCGIS, encoded by the exons ATGGACTCAGGTGCTTCTAATCATATCTCTGGTAATAAATCTCTTTTGTCGAATATTGtgtattcacagtctcttcccactgttactttagccaatgggtTTCAAACTaaagcaaaaggagttggacaagctaatcgcCTATCTTCTGTCACTCTAGATTCCATTCTTTATGACCCTAGCTATCCTTTTAGTCTTACATATGTTAGTCCTTTGACTCGTTCCCTCCATTGTG acattcttgaggagacaggaATGACACGTTGTAGACCTGTTGACCCTCCGATGGATCCGAATACTAAACTtctgccaggacagggggagccgcttagcgatcttGCAAgatataggcggctggttggtaaattaaattatctcacagtgactagacctggcatttcctttcctgtgagtgttgtaagtcagttaaTGGATTATccatgtgatagtcattgggatgcagttgtccgcattcttCGATATATAAAATTAGCTCTAGGTAAAAGGTTATTAtttgaggatcgaggccatgagcagATTGTTGGATACTcaaatgctgattgggcaggatcaccttctaaTAGACATTCtatgtctggatattgtgttttagtaaaAGGCAATCTAGTGTCTTGGAAGAGCAATAAACaaaatgtagttgctcggtctagtgtagaagcagaatatcgagcaatggttATGGCAACATACGAGCTAGTTTGgatcaaacaattgctcaaggagttgaaattttgTGGCATCAGCTAG
- the LOC104105190 gene encoding GCN5-related N-acetyltransferase 6, chloroplastic-like: protein MSTMAFHSCGNFLTNSCSKMGSLSRHLNISASWTMSLDQNSSGIGKKEVSTEFHRYPFLQSQSETSYTSNLHFDRMQLPDEVLHQENRLEFGQFMAREAMFDEEYWTAAWLRAESHWEDRQNDRYVPYRAFKDFPPAYPKRICHSLVATASLSSLDVTVAVPITILHLELLLQLNLQLINFEKNNRHTVLKSVVGTLDLMIGHLSHGEDFPGERVNAQVFCNIERRSSNRYGYIANLCVAKSARRQGVARNMLHYAIRSAKANGAEKVFVHVHTNNGPAQKLYQKVGFEVVQVPNLKLSEEQPHLLLLAA from the exons ATGTCAACAATGGCTTTCCATAGTTGTGGTAATTTCCTCACAAATTCTTGCTCTAAAATGGGAAGTCTCTCCAGACATCTGAACATTTCTGCTTCCTGGACAAT GTCACTGGATCAAAATTCCTCGGGCATAGGGAAGAAAGAAGTATCTACAGAATTCCATCGCTATCCGTTTCTGCAGTCTCAGTCTGAGACAAGTTACACATCAAATCTCCATTTTGATAGAATGCAGCTGCCAGATGAAGTGTTACACCAGGAAAACAGGCTCGAATTTGGTCAGTTCATGGCACGTGAAGCCATGTTTGACGAAGAATATTGG ACAGCAGCATGGCTGAGAGCAGAGTCTCATTGGGAAGACCGCCAAAATGATCGGTATGTACCCT atagagctttcaaggatttccctCCAGCATATCCCAAGCGCATatgccatagcctggttgctactgcctctttgtcatcactggatgtcactgtcgctgtcccaataact atccttcatctcgaactcctccttcagttgaatcttcaacttatcaatttcgaAAAGAATAACAGACATACAGTACTTAAGAGTGTTGTTGGGACTCTAGATTTGATGATTGGGCACTTGTCACATGGAGAGGATTTTCCTGGG GAAAGGGTGAATGCCCAAGTTTTCTGCAACATTGAAAGAAGATCCTCCAACAGATATGGTTATATTGCAAATTTATGTGTTGCCAAATCTGCTCGAAGGCAGGGTGTTGCAAGAAACATGTTACATTATGCTATTAGATCGGCGAAAGCAAATG GTGCAGAAAAGGTGTTCGTGCATGTACATACCAACAACGGACCTGCACAAAAGCTGTATCAAAAGGTTGGCTTTGAG GTTGTTCAAGTGCCAAATCTTAAACTCTCCGAAGAGCAACCTCACTTGCTTTTACTCGCAGCATGA